TGCAACGCTTTCCTCCAGGCGTTCGGGGACCAGGCGCAGGGTCTGAAGATCGTCGAATCCGGCGATGTCCAGGCGATGCGTCACCTCCGCCCATTCGCGATCGCTGGGATCGACGATCACCGACTTCTCTTCTGGCACAGATAGACTGCGCCGCTCGGCCTTTAAGAACCGTGCTACGGAATCACTGGTCACAATCGCTCCTTTGGGCGTTCGGTATGGAACGTGAATGCCCACGGAACGTATTGCGCGTACGGCCGGGTCTGCGTGAGTAATCGACTACTCGAATTCGGTACCTGGTGCGCTGCCCATGAGAGGGTGGAGGAAGACTAGCGGGCGGACAAGCGCTCTCGGCGCAGCCGCGCTACCTCGTCCAGGTCCAGCGGGGTCAGTTGCGGCACATTCATGGCGCGCGCAAGTAACAGGTCCGCCAGCTCGGGATTGCGGGCCAGACACGGACCGTGCATGTAGGTGGCGATCACGCTGCCCTGCACCACACCGTCGGCACCGTCGCCGGCGCGATTCCCGGCGCCTCGGCCGACCTTCGACAGCGGGGCCGCTGCGGGTCCCAAAACTGTTCCGCCGCGGTGATTCTCGAATCCTGTCAGGGTGTCTTCGAGCTCGTCCATGATGGGTACGCCGGCCAATTCGCCGATGGTGCGCTTGTCCTGCGGGCTGGTGGTGACGTCGAGCAGGCCGACGCCTTCGACGCGCTCACCGGATGACGTTTCGTACCAATGGCCGAGCACCTGAATGGCCGCGCAGATCGCCAGCACCGGTGCACCGCGCTCGGCGGCGCGTTGCAGGCCCGGGTGCGCGATGAGGTGACGGGTGGCGAGCCGTTGTGCGTAGTCTTCGGCCCCGCCCAGCGTGTACACGTCCAGGGAGTCGGGAACGGGATCTGCGAGGGTGATCTCCACGATCTCGGCGTCGATTCCGCGCATCCGCAGGCGCTGCCGCAGCACCACGGCATTACCCGAATCGCCGTAGGTGCCCATGACGTCGGGGAGTACCAGGCCGATTCGAACGGTGGATTCGCTCATACCGCACCACCTTTGGCCAGCGCGCGATTGAGGTTGAGGAACGCCGTGTAGTTGGCGATCACGTCGACCTTGCCGGACGGACAGGCTCTGATGGCCTGAACAGGGTCGTGATGCAAGGTGTGCGTGACGCTGGCATAAGTCAGCCGCACCGCGAGATCGGTGCCGCGTTCGCCCGACGCGACGACGGGCGGCACGGTGGTCTGCGGGTTATCGCACGCGAAATGTTCAAAGTTGACATCCCATAGCCAGGACAGGTCTTCGCCGTCGGGCACCTGCCCGTTGACGGCGATGACGAGTCCGTCGGCGTCGGTGTCCACCATCGACAGCGCTTCCTGCCAGCCGGCCGGATTCTTGGCCAGCAGCAGTCGGACCGTGTGATCTCCGAGATCAATGCTCCGGTAGCGGCCGGCCACCTGATCGACCGCGGATACGGCATCGACGGCAGGGCCGGGGCGGGCACCGAGCTCAACTGCCCCGGCCACCGCGAGCGTTGCGTTTCCGCGGTTGGCGGTACCGGGCAGCGTCAGCGACATCGGCAGGCTGATTCCGCTGGGCCCATAGATGCGGTCGTCGTCGAACCACCAGTCCGGGTCCGGTCGGGAGAAGTCGGTTCCGGTGCTGTGCCAATGGTTTCCGTCGCGGACGATGAGCTCGCCGCTGCGTGGACAGCTCACCGAATCACCGGCCCAGCCGCCGCCGGCGGCCACCCAGACGACATTCGGGTTGTCGTAGGCCGCCGATGTCATGAGGACGTCATCGCAGTTCGCGACGATCACCGCGTCACGGTGCCGGGACAGCCCCTTGCGCAGAGTGCGCTCGATGTTGTTGATCTCGCCGACGCGGTCAAGCTGATCGCGGCTGAGATTGAGCAGCACGATGACTGCGGGGCGGATCGCGTCGGCGACATGTGGCACATGCATCTCGTCGACCTCGAGCACCGCCAGCTCGGCCTCGCGGGTTCCGGCCAGTGCCGCCACCAGACCCGCGTCCATGTTCGAGCCCTCGGTGTTGGTGGCCACTGGCCCGGTGGTCGCGAGCGCCGCGGTCAGCATGCGGGTGGTGGTGGACTTGCCGTTGGTGCCGGTGACTATGGCCGTGCGGCGGCCGACCCCCAGTTCGGCCAGGATGCCGCCGTCGAGTTTGAGGGCAACCAGCCCGCCGATCATTGACCCCGCGCCGCGGCCACTGACGCGCGAGGCCCAGCGCGCGGCGGAGCCCGCGGCGAGCGCGATTCGGCCGCGCAGCGATAGGTGCTCGATGGGCATCCGCGCAGTTTATTGGAGGCCCCTGCGAGGCGATGATGTCGCCGTCGGGGAGCGGGTGTGCACTGCCCGTGCGACCGGAGGTGATGACCGCACGGGCAGTGCAGATCCAGCCTCTAGGCGACGGCGCGCTGTAGCGACTGCTTGACGTCGTTGACCGTGGCCAGAAGCGTGGCGCTGGCCTCTGCCAGCTGCTCCTTCTGCTCGGCAGTACCGGTCAGGGCGATGACGCGCGCCAGCCCGGCAATCTCGGCCAGCCCCGAGCGGAGCTTGAGGACATTGACGAGTTTGGGGAACAACTTGGTCCGGAGTGCTTGCGCGGTCTGGCTGGTGATGCCCCGCTTCGCGAGCACCTTCCGGCCGAAGTCGGTCAGGGTGGCCACGCCGTCGTCGGTCTTCACCACGCCGCGATGAGCCAGCCGTTCGAGGACACGCTCGACCACGGGCTCGGGAAGGGTGATCTCACCCTCGGTTGCATCCGAGACACGCTGCACGATCTGCGCGGCGCTGGCGGGCCCGTCGAGCAGCAGTGAGGCGGTGACGGCGCGCTTGATGCGGAATCCGAAACCGCCGGGACCGCCGGGGCCGAACCCCGGGCCGCCAAATCCGGGTCCGCCAAAGCCGGGTCCGCCGAAGGCGGGACCGTGACCTTCGAAGCCTGCGAATGAATCAGACATCTAATTCTCCTTCTCTGAAGATCAGGCAGCTGACGTGTTGCCCGCTGAACCTGTATCAACTTCCTTGATACCTGCGCTGAATCCAACATGTCAAGGTTCTTGATATGAGTTGGCTGAGAATTTCGTAGTGAGCGGTAATCCATTGCACGGCAACAGTTTGTTCGCGCTGTCCATGTCGCGGCCTGGTCATCCTCGGTAGAAGGGCCGAGTTGCCTGGGCTTACCCTCCGAGCGTGCCCAGCCAAAGGGTGCGAGTCTGCGTGCGTCCTGGAAGGTTCATGCCAGGATGCTTGCGATGACTGAATCCGATGAGGTCGAGCCACTGGGGTACCTGATGTTCCGGGCTGGTGCCGTGATGCGTCCGCAGGTCCTTGCTGCGTTGCGGCCGCTCGGGCTCGGGATGCCGGAGTTCATGTGCCTGCGGATGCTCAACGAAAGCCCCGGGCGTACCAGCGCTGAGCTGGCGCGCGAACACAACGTCTCGGCACAGGCGATGAATCAGGTTCTCAACGGATTGCAGAACGTGGCGCTGGTGTCCCGGCCGACGGTGCCGGCCTCGGGGCGAGCATTACCGGCCCGGGTCACCGCCAAGGGCAAGGCGTTACTCAAACGCGTGGAGTCGGCAATCCGGGCCGCCGAGGACGAGATGTTCGGCCGCTTGAGCGCCGAGGATCAGGGCGAACTCAGACGGATACTGGGGCGACTGATCGACGCTACCGGCGAAAACGCGTGACCATCCACCCAACCAACCAGCCGGTTGAGGTACGCGGCTAGGGTAACGCGTGTGTTCCGCGCCACAGCCGAGACGACGACGCAAGACTGGTCGGCGCTGTCGTCCTGGGTAGCGCGGCAGGGACACGTCCTCGATGCCTCGGCGGCGCGACAGTTCGCGGGCGGTAAGGCCAATCTGAACTATCTGGTGGCCCTCGACGGACGGCCGGCTGTGTTTCGCCGCCCACCCGCTGGCCCGATCGCCGAGGGCGCCAACGATATGGCGCGCGAATGGCGGGTGCTCTCGAGGCTCAATGCGGGATTCGCCCTGGCTCCGCGAGGCTTGTTGTATTGCGATGATCTTGACGTGCTCGGCGCCCCCTTCCAGTTTCTGGAGTATCGCGAGGGGTTGGTAATCGGTGGAGAACTGCCGGCAGGTCTTCCGGGCGAGGCTCCGGAGCGCATCACTGCCACCTTGATCGAGGCGATGACCTCGCTGCACGCGGTGAAGCCGGAATCGGTGGGTTTGGGCGATCTCGGCAAGCCCGAGGGCTTCCTTGAACGTCAGCTCGCCGGCTGGACCCGCCGGGCACATGCGGTGTGGCCCGAGGGGTTGCCTGCCGTCGTCACGAACCTGACCTCGCGGCTGGAACAGCAGATCCCCGAGCAGTCGCGGGTCTCGCTACTGCATATGGACCTCAAACTCGACAACATGCTCGTCGACCGGGAAACGTTGTCGCCCAACGCCGTGATCGATTGGGATATGGCCACCCGGGGCTGCCCGCTCTTCGACCTGGCAATTCTGGCGTCGTACTGGATGGAGCCGGGGGACCCGACCGCGGTGCGTGCCGTCAACCAGATGCCGACCACGACAACAGGGTTCGCGAGTCGTCGGGATGTCATCGATTCCTACTTCACGGTGGCTGGAATGCGGCCGCGACCGTTGCACTGGCAGGTGGCGTGTGCGCGGCTCCGTTTGGGTGTCGCGTGGATGCAGCTGTACCGCAAGTGGCAGTGCGGTGACCTCGTCGGTGCCGGATACGCGGATTTCGAAGACATCGCCATGGCTGTCCTTAGTTGGGCGGCAACACAATTCACCGAGGGAGAAATATGATCGATTTCAGCGTTCCGGAAGAGTTGGCCGCGAAGGCACAGCGGGTGCGTGAGTTCGTCACCGACATTGTGATTCCCTACGAGCGCGATCCTCGGCTGACTGCGCACGGACCCACCGATGAACTGCGCGCCGAGCTTGTCGGCAAGGCCCGAGATGCCGGGCTGCTGACCGTGCAGGCGCCGGAATCCTATGGGGGTTGGGGCCTTTCGCATATCGGTCAAGCCGTGATCTTCGAGGCGGCGGGCTGGTCCACTTTGGGCCCCATCGCGATGAACTGCGCCGCGCCCGATGAAGGCAACATGTTCCTGCTCGGCAAGATCACCAACGAGGAGCAGTCGGAGAAATTCCTGCGCCCCGTCATCGAGGGGTATCAGCGCTCGGCGTTCGCGATGACCGAACCCGATGGCGCCGGATCGGACCCGTCACAGCTCAAGACCTCTGCCACCTTCGATGGCCAGAACTTCGTCATCAACGGGCGTAAGTGGCTCATCACCGGCGCGCGCGGCGCCAAGACGTGGATCATCATGGCCAACCTGGAGGCCAACGATCATCTGCCCGAGGGGCCCACGCTGTTCTTGTGTGACGGTGAGACCGAAGGCATTGTGATCGAACGGATCATGAACACGATGGACCGCAACTACGCCGAGGGGCACGCGGTGGTGCGGTTCGACAATCTGACTCTGCCGCGGGAGGCGCTGCTCGGGGAGACCGGCCAGGCCTTCCGGTACGCGCAGCTGCGGCTCGCACCGGCGCGGTTGACGCACTGTATGCGTTGGCTCGGGGCCGCCGCCCGCGCTCAGGACATCGCCGTGAACTACGCGCGCACCCGGACCTCGTTCGGTAAGACCATCGGCGAGCATCAGGGAGTCTCCTTCATGCTCGCCGACAATGAGATCGCGCTGCATCAATGTCGTCTCACCATCTGGCACGCCTGCTGGATGATGGACAACGGCGCCAAGGGGCGTCACGAGAGCTCGATGGCCAAGTCGTTCGTGTCCGAGGAGCTGTTCAAGGTCACCGACCGGTGTGTGCAGGTGCTCGGCGGTATCGGCATCAGTGACGAGACGCCGGTGGAGATGATCTTCCGCGATATGCGTGCCTTCCGTCTGTACGACGGCCCCACCGAGGTGCACAAGTACGCCATCGGCCGTCAGGTGTTGCGTACCCCGCGCGCCTAGAGCGGCTTGTCGGTCCCACATGCCATCCTGAGTCATGCCGATCTGGGGGCAGACGCCCGACCACAGCCCCAAGTGGGTAGTGGTTGACCTGGAGACTTCCGGCTTTCAGCCAGGTCGGGCGCGTGTCATCAGTGTCGCGGCGTTGGCACTGGATGCCGACGGAAGCATCACCGACAGTGTGGTGAGTCTGCTGAATCCGGGTGTTGATCCGGGCCCCACGCATGTGCACGGCCTCACTCCGGAGATGCTGGAGGGACAGCCCGAGTTCGCCGATATCGTCCCTGACCTCATCGCGCTGCTGCGAGGCCGGACACTGGTCGCCCACAACGTCGGGTTCGACTACTCGTTCCTGGCGGCGGAGGCCGAACTGGCCGGTGCCGAGCTGCCCACCGAGGCGGTGATGTGCACGGTTGAGCTGACCCGGCGTCTCGACCTGGATACGCCCAATCTGCGGCTGGAAACCCTCGCCGCGCATTGGGGCGTCGAGCAGCTCAAGGCCCATGACGCGTATGACGACGCTCGGGTACTGGCCGAGGTATTGCCGAAGGTGCTTGACCGCGCGCGGGAACGGGGAACGTGGCTCCCTATCCGCGAGACCACCCGCAAGCGCTGGCCCAACGGCCGTGTGACACACGAGGAGCTGCGCTCCCTCAAGACCGTGGCGTCTCGTCAGCCGTGTCACTGGCTCAATCCCGGCCCGTTCGTCGCCGGTCAGCCGCTGGTGCAGGGCATGCGGGTGGCCTTGAGCTCCGAGGTCGCTCGCACGCATGAGGAGCTGGTCGAGCAGATCATGCAGGCCGGCCTCGCCTATGCCGACACGGTCGACGAAGACACCTCGGTGGTGATCTGTAACCAGCCAAATCCCAAGCAGGGTAAGGGATTTCATGCCCGGTCGCTCGGCGTGCCGCTGCTGGATGACGAGACGTTCATGACCGAGGTGCGGCGCGTTGTCGGCGGTACCGATGTCGAGCAGTTCACGGTTCCCAGCCGCGCCGGAGCGCAGTACTCACTGTTCTGATGCGCCGAATCCTCTGTGCGGTACTTGCGCTTGCGCTGCTCGTCAGCGGGTGTGGGACACACTCGGGCATTGCCGTCGCAGACCTGGACGCGCAGACGTCGGCCAAGCTCGACACCGCCATCAATGAGGTGCTCTCGAGCGCGGCGGTTCCCGGCGCGATCGTCGGGGTGTGGGGACCCAAGGGGCAGTATGTACGGGCATTCGGGCTCGCGAACACGACGACCCGCGCACCGATGCGTACCGATTTCTATCACCGAATCGGCAGTGTGACAAAGACCTTCACGGTTACCGCGGTGCTGCAGCTTGTCGATGAGGGCAAGGTGGGACTCGATGATCCGATTGCCAAGTATGTCGACAAGGTTCCGGGCGGCGACAAGATCACCCTGCGTCAGCTCGCCCGGATGCAGAGCGGACTGTTCAACTATTCGATGTCCTTGGTCTTCAACCGTGACCTGGAGGCCGATCCACGGCGCCGCTACAGCACCCAACAGCTACTCGATTACGCATTCGCGCAACCGCCCAATTTCCCTGCGGGCCAGGGCTACGAGTACAGCAACACCAACGCCGTGCTGTTGGGACAGGTGGTCGAGAAGGTCAGTGGGCAGAGCCTGCCGGCATTCGTGCGCGAGCACATCACCGAGCCACTCGGCTTGAAACACAGCAGTTTCCCCGACACCAGCACCATCCCCGATCCGCACGCGCAGGGATACACGCAGCTGACGCCGACCGGGCCGCTCATCGACAGCACGGATTGGAGTCCGTCGTGGGCGTCCTGGGCGGGCGCGATGATCTCGACGCTCGAGGACCTGCGGATCTGGGTGCCCGCGCTGGCAACGGGCAAGCTTCTGACCCCGGCCACCCAGCAGCAGCGGTTGCAGACCGTGGCGATGCCGCCGGTTCCCGAAGATATCCGTTACGGCCTGGGGATTTTCGATGCGCATGGATGGATCGGCCACAACGGCAGCATCCCCGGTTACCAGACGCTCGCCATCTACTCGCCCGCCGAACAGACCACCGTGGTGGCGCTACTCAATACCGACGTGGCCAAGCAACCCGCGCAGCCCAGCACCTTGTTCGGTACCGCTATCACCAAGGTGATCAGTCCGGATCACGTCTTCCTGTTGGAGAACGCGATTCCCCAGCCGCGCTGATCGGGTGTCAGGCGTAGGGCAGTAGCGCCATCTCGCGGGCGTTCTTGATCGCGGTGGCGACCTGGCGCTGCTGTTGCACGGTCAGGCCTGTCACCCGGCGGGCACGGATCTTGCCGCGCTCGGATATGAACAGGCGCAGGGTGTTGGTGTCTTTGTAGTCGACCTCTGAAAGACCCAATTTGGCAAAGAGATTGGGCTTGGGTTTGGTATCGGCGACCTTGGCGCGACGATTGCGGGATGTCTTGGCGGCCATCACCAGCTCGCTTTCCGGACGCCGGGCAGCGACCCGTCGTGCACGAGTTCACGGACTCGCACGCGGGACAGTCCGAACTTGCGCAGATAACCACGGGGCCGGCCGTCCACCGCATCGCGGTTGCGCAGCCGCACCGCGCTGGCATCGCGCGGCTGGCGTGCCAGCTCGGCCTGTGCCGCTATGCGCTGCTCCTTGGTGCTCAATGGCTGCCGGATGATCTCCTTGAGCTCTGCGCGCCGCTCGGCATAGCGCTCGACGATGGCGCGGCGCTGCTCGTTCTTGGCGATCTTGGATTTCTTGGCCATCTCAGCGCTCCTCTCTGAATTCCACGTGCTTACGCACTACGGGGTCGTACTTGCGCAGCACCATCCGGTCCGGATCGTTGCGCCGGTTCTTGCGGGTGACATACGTGTACCCGGTGCCCGCGGTCGACCGCAGCTTCACAATGGGGCGGATCTCGTTGCGCGCCATCAGAACTTCCGTCCCTGCGCGCGCAGCCGTGCCACCACGGCCTCGATACCGTCTCGGTCGATCACCTTCATGCCCTTGGTGCTCACCCGGAGCTTGATGCGCCGGTCCTCCGAGGGCAGGTAGTACGTCTTGAGCTGGATGTTGGGTGACCAGCGGCGACGGGTGCGGCGGTGTGAATGCGACACCGCGTTACCGAAGCCCGGCGACCGTCCGGTCACCTCGCAATGCGCGGACAACGGACCTCCATTCATGCCCATTTGATAATGGGAATCGTTTTCGACAAGTGTTGCCTGGGACTGTACCGTGAAGCTGTTAGTAATGAAAATCGTTTGCATTTAGGTGCAAAAGGGCTGGAAAAGGGAGAGTCATGCGCACGCCGGTGCTACTCGTGTCCGGACAGACCGATACCGACGCGGTCGTGGACGTGTTGGCGCGCGACCCGGGAACTGTCATCGTCACGCACCGATTCGACGGGCATATCGTCAAACGGACCGTCGCGGGGATCCGGGGAACTGCGGAGTCCGTTCTGGAACTGGCTCACGGCTGCGTGTCCTGCACGGTCCGTGATGACCTGCTCGTTCTGCTGCGCAAGCTCCATCGCCGCGACGACGTCGGGCGGATCGTCCTGCACCTGGAGCCATGGCTGGAAGCTGATCCGATCTGCTGGGCGATCAACACCGTGCCCGTTCGTGTCGGACCGGGGTTCGTCGACGGACCGGCTGCCCGTGACGTCGAGATCGCCGGGGTGGTCAGTTGTGTGGACAGCGTGAACTGGTTGCAGCAAGCGCTCGGTGACGACGAACTCGAAGATGGCCGAACTGTCGCACAGGTGGTGATCGGACAGGCCGAGTTCGCCGACGTCCTTGTGGTTCGCAATCCAGAGCCCGAAGTGCTATCGGTATTGCGGCGCTTGTCACCACGGGCCCGCATCACTGCCCGCATCGGTCGCGTCGAGCAGGCCCTTGATCATCTGGAAGAGGACGCACGGTGCGGCCGGTCCGACAATCCGCATGGCGCTCTACTCGGCGGGCAGCCCTCGCTGGCCGTTGACGGTCGCATCGCACTGGTGGAGTTCAACGCGCGCAGGCCCTTCCATCCGGAACGATTGCATGCCGCGATTGATCTGTTGCTCGACGGAGTGATCCGTACCCGGGGCCGGTTGTGGTTGGCCACGCAGGATGAACAGGCGATGTGGCTGGAGTCGGCGGGTGGTGGCCTCAGAGTTTCGGCGGCCGGGAAATGGCTGGCTGCAATGGATTCCGATGAGGTGCTGCGATCCGATCCGGAACGTCGGGCATTCGCCGATCTCATGTGGGACTACCGTTTCGGCGATCGTCACACCGCGATGACGGTGCTGGTATGCGGGGCCGACAGCGCCGAGGTGCTGGACGCATTGCGTGGGGCGCTGCTCACCGATGCCGAAATGGCAAGCCCCGCAAGGTGGCATGAATTCGACGACCCGTTCGGCGATTGGCATGAGGATCCGTGCGAACACGTGTCCGAGCTTGAGGCCTTCCTGTCCTACGGCGAGAACAACACAGAAGGGAACCACTGATGAAGCCCGGTATCCACCCCGATTATCATCCGGTCGTCTTCCAGGACACCACCACCGGAAAAATGTTCTTGACCCGCTCGACAGCGACGAGCACCCGCACCGTTGAGTTCGAGGGCCAGGAGTACCCGCTCATCACCGTTGAAGTGACGGCGGACTCGCACCCGTTCTGGACGGGCGATCGCCGGATCATGGATACCGCCGGCCAGGTCGAGAAGTTCCGCAGGCGCTACGGGACTCGTTAATCGAATCGAGAGCGAGCCTGGCGCGGGAAATTGGCTAAGAATCCCCGCCAGGCTCGCTCTCGATGTGAGGGCTAGGCGCGCGCCGCACGGTTGACGGCCGATACCACCGCGCGCAGTGAGGCGGTGGTGATCGACGGTGCGATACCGACACCCCACACGGTCTGTGCCTCGCCGCCGTGGGGGCCGACAACCATGGCTTCGACGTAGGCCGCGGCCTGCGCATCGTCACCGGCGCTCATGGCGTGCTCGGAGTAGTCCAAGACGTTGACGGTGTAGCCCACGCTCGACAGCGCATCGACGAAGGCAGCCAACGGCCCGTTGCCCGTACCGTGGACTTCAGTTTCCTTACCGTCGATCTTCACCACGGCGGCAATGGAATCCGTGCCGCCATCCTCCTCGGATGCGGTCACCTTCTGGCGAATCCGCTCCAGCGGCGTGATCGGCGCCAGGTACTCCTCGGCGAAGACGTCCCAGATCTCCTTCGGGTTCACCTCACCACCCTCGCCGTCGGTGATCCGCTGGATCGACTGCGCGAATTCGATCTGCAGACGGCGCGGCAGCACCAATCCGTGATCGGACTTCATGATGTAGGCGACGCCGCCCTTGCCGGATTGCGAGTTCACCCGGATCACGGCCTCGTAGTTGCGGCCGACGTCCTTGGGGTCGATGGGCAGGTATGGCACCTGCCACAGGATGTCGTCGACGTCGGAATCTGCCTCGTCCGCATCGCGTTTCATTTGATCCAGGCCCTTGTTGATGGCGTCCTGGTGGCTGCCGGAGAAGGCGGTGTAGACCAGATCGCCACCGTACGGGTGCCGCTCGGGAACCTTCAGCTGGTTGCAGTACTCGACCGTGTGCCGGATCTCGTCGATGTTGGAGAAATCGATCTGTGGGTCCACCCCGCGGCTGAACAGGTTAAGCCCCAGCGTCACCAGGCACACGTTTCCGGTGCGCTCGCCGTTGCCGAACAGACATCCCTCGATACGGTCGGCGCCTGCCTGGTAACCCAATTCTGCTGCGGCGACGGCGGTTCCACGATCGTTATGTGGGTGCAGGCTCAGGATCACCGAGTCGCGACGAGCCAGGTTGCGGCTCATCCACTCGATGGAGTCGGCGTACACATTCGGGGTTGTCATCTCAACCGTCGACGGCAGATTGAAGATGATCGGGTTGTCCGGTGTGGGCTCGATGATGTCGCCGACGGCGTTGCACACCTCCAGCGCGTACTGCAGCTCGGTGCCGGTGTACGACTCCGGGGAGTACTGGAAACGCCAGTGCGTATCGGGGTATTTGGCCGCTTCCTCAACACACTTGCGGGCACCATCGGTGGCGATCTTCTGGATCGCGTCCTTCTCGCCCCGAAAAACCACGCGCCGCTGCAGGATCGACGTCGAGTTGTAGAAGTGCACGATCACCTTGGCGGCGCCCTCGCAGGCCAGGAACGTGCGTTCGATCAGCTCCGGTCGGCACTGGGTCAGCACCTGGACGGTCACGTCATCGGGGATGGCGTTCTCGCTGATCAGCTCGCGGATGAAATCGAAATCGGTCTGGCTGGCCGAGGGAAACCCGACCTCGATTTCCTTGAAGCCCATCCGGATCTGCATATCGAACATCCGGCGCTTACGCGCGGGACTCATCGGGTCGATCAGGGCCTGGTTGCCGTCACGCAGGTCGACCGCCGCCCACTGCGGTGCGCGGGTGATCACCTTGTCGGGCCAGGTGCGGTCGGGCAGCTCGATTTTTTCGACCTCATCGGCGAACGAGCGGTACCTATGCACCGGCATCGAGCTGTTCTTCTGGGTGTTCCACGCCGGTTGGTCGGCCGGAATGGGTCCATTCGGGGTGACGATGCTGCGGGGGGTGTAGTTGAACTCGTCTGAAGAGAAGCTAGTCATGGGAAGGCTCCGGGAGTTTGAGGGGTATCTCGACCGGCAAGCCAACAACCCGCGACAGGAAGCCGGTCTGGATTAGACCCTGTCGCGGCGTCGGAGGAGGAGCGCCCGCTGCATAGACGGGACTCTACCAGCCGCAAGAAGCCCGATCATCTGGCAAGCTCGCAGAGCATGTGGGTACGGCGGGGGATGGTGATGCTGCTGGTTCTGCTGGTGGTCACCGGTTGTGCGCGCACTGTCAGCGGACAGCCGCGGGGAGGAGAACCCGCGCCCGGCGCCGACTCCTTCTTTCACGGCGACCAGCCCGACTATGGACAGAAGCTCAATGCCACCGAGAAGGTGACGCTGGCCTATGCGCGTGCGCTACGGCGGGTGGATCCCTGCGGATTCGCCGCCAGTCTCAAGGACTTCGGAGACCCGGGACAGGTCGTTGGCGACTTTCCGATGTGTTATGCCAGCGTGAAGGTCACAGGTGATCCCGGCCTCACCGAGGTCT
This genomic window from Mycobacteroides chelonae contains:
- a CDS encoding type 1 glutamine amidotransferase, with amino-acid sequence MSESTVRIGLVLPDVMGTYGDSGNAVVLRQRLRMRGIDAEIVEITLADPVPDSLDVYTLGGAEDYAQRLATRHLIAHPGLQRAAERGAPVLAICAAIQVLGHWYETSSGERVEGVGLLDVTTSPQDKRTIGELAGVPIMDELEDTLTGFENHRGGTVLGPAAAPLSKVGRGAGNRAGDGADGVVQGSVIATYMHGPCLARNPELADLLLARAMNVPQLTPLDLDEVARLRRERLSAR
- a CDS encoding Mur ligase family protein, giving the protein MPIEHLSLRGRIALAAGSAARWASRVSGRGAGSMIGGLVALKLDGGILAELGVGRRTAIVTGTNGKSTTTRMLTAALATTGPVATNTEGSNMDAGLVAALAGTREAELAVLEVDEMHVPHVADAIRPAVIVLLNLSRDQLDRVGEINNIERTLRKGLSRHRDAVIVANCDDVLMTSAAYDNPNVVWVAAGGGWAGDSVSCPRSGELIVRDGNHWHSTGTDFSRPDPDWWFDDDRIYGPSGISLPMSLTLPGTANRGNATLAVAGAVELGARPGPAVDAVSAVDQVAGRYRSIDLGDHTVRLLLAKNPAGWQEALSMVDTDADGLVIAVNGQVPDGEDLSWLWDVNFEHFACDNPQTTVPPVVASGERGTDLAVRLTYASVTHTLHHDPVQAIRACPSGKVDVIANYTAFLNLNRALAKGGAV
- a CDS encoding MarR family winged helix-turn-helix transcriptional regulator, producing MLAMTESDEVEPLGYLMFRAGAVMRPQVLAALRPLGLGMPEFMCLRMLNESPGRTSAELAREHNVSAQAMNQVLNGLQNVALVSRPTVPASGRALPARVTAKGKALLKRVESAIRAAEDEMFGRLSAEDQGELRRILGRLIDATGENA
- a CDS encoding phosphotransferase family protein — protein: MRYAARVTRVFRATAETTTQDWSALSSWVARQGHVLDASAARQFAGGKANLNYLVALDGRPAVFRRPPAGPIAEGANDMAREWRVLSRLNAGFALAPRGLLYCDDLDVLGAPFQFLEYREGLVIGGELPAGLPGEAPERITATLIEAMTSLHAVKPESVGLGDLGKPEGFLERQLAGWTRRAHAVWPEGLPAVVTNLTSRLEQQIPEQSRVSLLHMDLKLDNMLVDRETLSPNAVIDWDMATRGCPLFDLAILASYWMEPGDPTAVRAVNQMPTTTTGFASRRDVIDSYFTVAGMRPRPLHWQVACARLRLGVAWMQLYRKWQCGDLVGAGYADFEDIAMAVLSWAATQFTEGEI
- a CDS encoding acyl-CoA dehydrogenase family protein, with amino-acid sequence MIDFSVPEELAAKAQRVREFVTDIVIPYERDPRLTAHGPTDELRAELVGKARDAGLLTVQAPESYGGWGLSHIGQAVIFEAAGWSTLGPIAMNCAAPDEGNMFLLGKITNEEQSEKFLRPVIEGYQRSAFAMTEPDGAGSDPSQLKTSATFDGQNFVINGRKWLITGARGAKTWIIMANLEANDHLPEGPTLFLCDGETEGIVIERIMNTMDRNYAEGHAVVRFDNLTLPREALLGETGQAFRYAQLRLAPARLTHCMRWLGAAARAQDIAVNYARTRTSFGKTIGEHQGVSFMLADNEIALHQCRLTIWHACWMMDNGAKGRHESSMAKSFVSEELFKVTDRCVQVLGGIGISDETPVEMIFRDMRAFRLYDGPTEVHKYAIGRQVLRTPRA
- a CDS encoding DEDDh family exonuclease, translated to MPIWGQTPDHSPKWVVVDLETSGFQPGRARVISVAALALDADGSITDSVVSLLNPGVDPGPTHVHGLTPEMLEGQPEFADIVPDLIALLRGRTLVAHNVGFDYSFLAAEAELAGAELPTEAVMCTVELTRRLDLDTPNLRLETLAAHWGVEQLKAHDAYDDARVLAEVLPKVLDRARERGTWLPIRETTRKRWPNGRVTHEELRSLKTVASRQPCHWLNPGPFVAGQPLVQGMRVALSSEVARTHEELVEQIMQAGLAYADTVDEDTSVVICNQPNPKQGKGFHARSLGVPLLDDETFMTEVRRVVGGTDVEQFTVPSRAGAQYSLF
- a CDS encoding serine hydrolase domain-containing protein, whose product is MRRILCAVLALALLVSGCGTHSGIAVADLDAQTSAKLDTAINEVLSSAAVPGAIVGVWGPKGQYVRAFGLANTTTRAPMRTDFYHRIGSVTKTFTVTAVLQLVDEGKVGLDDPIAKYVDKVPGGDKITLRQLARMQSGLFNYSMSLVFNRDLEADPRRRYSTQQLLDYAFAQPPNFPAGQGYEYSNTNAVLLGQVVEKVSGQSLPAFVREHITEPLGLKHSSFPDTSTIPDPHAQGYTQLTPTGPLIDSTDWSPSWASWAGAMISTLEDLRIWVPALATGKLLTPATQQQRLQTVAMPPVPEDIRYGLGIFDAHGWIGHNGSIPGYQTLAIYSPAEQTTVVALLNTDVAKQPAQPSTLFGTAITKVISPDHVFLLENAIPQPR
- the rpsR gene encoding 30S ribosomal protein S18 → MAAKTSRNRRAKVADTKPKPNLFAKLGLSEVDYKDTNTLRLFISERGKIRARRVTGLTVQQQRQVATAIKNAREMALLPYA
- the rpsN gene encoding 30S ribosomal protein S14, yielding MAKKSKIAKNEQRRAIVERYAERRAELKEIIRQPLSTKEQRIAAQAELARQPRDASAVRLRNRDAVDGRPRGYLRKFGLSRVRVRELVHDGSLPGVRKASW